The nucleotide window TCCGTATAGGATCCGGTCGATTATATTTCCTATACCGCCGCTTATGATCAGGCAAAGTCCTGAAATCAAAAGCCATGTATTGTTTCTGCTAAACAGGTAATAAAAAGCATAGCAAAGTACAAGAAGCGGCAATACGATCATGAGCACACTGTAAATCCCCCTGTGAACATTACTCCCCAGTCCCAGGAAAGCGCCTGTATTTTCCACCTTGGTCATGGTAATGAAATGATCGAATACAGCAATTCTTTCATTGTATTCGAGGGAATGTCTCACTATGTTTTTAGAAATCTGATCACAACCGACAAGAATAACTATTGTCAGGATCATGACCAGGTTTCTGTACATCCGGCTTTTATTCATCATATCAATTACGATATAAATTCAATTTTTATAAAGTGCGAATTTAGTATTGTTTTTTTCTTAAAGATTAAAATCGAACCGGACTAATGATGTAATTCATCATCTTATTGGCCCATGGAATGAAATACTGAAAATTGGGAGCATCGGTATGTCCCCCGTCATGTTGTCTCCAGGCCAGCTGGCCGTCAGTTAATCCTGTGAGCACGGGGGGCATTTGTTCTTTCATGTAATCATTCATTACACCAAGGTCTTTAGCTCCAAGAAGCTTATATACAACACCGGCTGCTATGGTGGCCATGTAGCTGCCTTTCTGATCGAGCCATTTGGCATCACCTTTTTCGGGAATTCCATAGCTGATAAAAACAAGCCTGGGAGCGCAAAGGGCAATCAGTTCATGTGAGTCAACCGGAAGGTCACAACCTGATTTTTTCCCGCTGATTCCCTTCGATGCCCCGTATTTTAAATAATTACCTGCCATCCAATGATACTCACCTGATGAAGTTAGGTTTTCAACTGCTTCACCGAAAAATCTGCGATGGAGCGTTGTTCCACCCTTACCGGATGAGCCGATAAGTCCGACGGCGAATCTTGTTTCAAAAGCAAGTGTGACGAGAGCTGCCTTTCCGTATCGTGAAACGCCTTCAATTCCTACTTTTTTGGAATCCACTAGGGTGTCGGTTTCGAGATAATCCAGTCCTCGTGCTGCACCCCAGGCCCATGCACGCAGAGCGCCCCAGTCATCGGGTTTCCTGGGCTGCCCTTTATTCACAAGTCCAATTATTCCACGGGTTAATCCGGCGCCGTTATCAGCCTGTATGCTCGACGGATCAATGATGGCATATCCCCATCCGGCTGCAAGCAATTGTTCTGTGGGTGCTGATTCACCGTTGGGCGGAGGAGCGAAAAAATCAGGTCCCGGCAATCTGGTAATAGGTGTATAGGCAGGGTATTTTTCAAAAACCGCCTTCATTTCAGGATCATTTTGAATAAGCATTTTCTTGAAGGCTTCATTGATCTTCACCAAATCTTCAGGGGATGGCTGGGCAGGCGAGGGGAGAACCGGCCGGCCGAACATCATTAACACAGGAACAGGACCCTTTACGTTAACAGGCAAAACAACCACCATATTGATATCCACGTTTATCAGCGGATAGTCATGGTTGTCCACATGTCCGTTCAGTTGACGGGCTATGACGGGTATGCGACCCACGAATTCCCGATCGGTAATTTTAACTTCCCACGTAACACCCGGAATATAATCCGGTAACCGGCCATAGACTTCTCTTTCAAATGCTTCAGCAATTTCAGGTCTGCGCAGTTTCCACCACATATCTGGGGAAGAAATTTTTTTACCATTATTTAATGTGAGCACATCCGGAAGCCGGGGACAGGGATTGGCAAGTGATTCATCGTAATTGGCATGATTCGGATCATTTTCATTACCGCTGAAACCGGGCCGGATTTCCGTGATGCCCAGTTGCTTCATCATATTATCATGATCTTCCTGAGCAGTAAAGGTGACAGGAGTCGGGTAATCCGGTTCAATTTTTTGTGCGGGCAGCAATCCTGTAATTCCTGAAAATAAAAGCAGGAATGTGAATTTTTTCA belongs to Bacteroidales bacterium and includes:
- the lspA gene encoding signal peptidase II, whose product is MMNKSRMYRNLVMILTIVILVGCDQISKNIVRHSLEYNERIAVFDHFITMTKVENTGAFLGLGSNVHRGIYSVLMIVLPLLVLCYAFYYLFSRNNTWLLISGLCLIISGGIGNIIDRILYGSVTDFLHFNFGIFQTGIVNAADMEITAGFVVLLLEMYLHREKKVTGE